A genomic region of Candidatus Angelobacter sp. contains the following coding sequences:
- a CDS encoding ThuA domain-containing protein yields the protein KLVTSVNNPITLGLPRQLHFLDEPYWPMIGDAGKVEVLATTSVDGEDRPMIWTFQKGRGRVFASILGHYTWTHEDPLFRIIVLRGLAWVMDEPSGRFEKLAGVSASAR from the coding sequence GAAATTAGTCACATCCGTGAACAACCCGATAACGCTCGGCCTTCCGCGGCAACTGCATTTCCTCGATGAGCCGTATTGGCCGATGATCGGCGACGCGGGCAAAGTGGAGGTGCTGGCGACGACGAGCGTTGATGGAGAGGATCGCCCGATGATTTGGACCTTTCAAAAAGGCAGGGGACGCGTTTTTGCCAGCATCCTCGGTCATTATACGTGGACGCACGAAGACCCGCTCTTTCGTATTATCGTGTTGCGAGGCCTGGCGTGGGTGATGGATGAACCTAGCGGACGATTTGAGAAACTTGCCGGGGTTTCCGCGTCGGCGCGGTAG